One segment of Brassica napus cultivar Da-Ae chromosome C3, Da-Ae, whole genome shotgun sequence DNA contains the following:
- the LOC106385968 gene encoding alcohol acyltransferase 9-like, with amino-acid sequence MLQVQTDSNYYHHLTSPIHISCFLLSLSTISLSLLLLSKNNKQKKWTMQELPDCLYEGNQPTLITPSSPTPNHSLYLSNLDDHHFLRFSIKYLYLFQKSPSSQTLKDSLSRVLVDYYPLAGRIKVSDVSAKLEVDCNGEGAVFAEAFMDITCQEFLEHSPKPNKSWRKLLFKVQAPSFLEIPPLVIQVTHLRCGGMILCTAINHCLCDGIGTSQFLHAWAHANNTNASLLVQPFHSRHMLDPRDPPRVTHSHPGFTRTTVEKTSTNFNICKYLQSQPLAPTTLTFTPSLILRLKKTCAPSLKCTTFEALAAHTWCSWARSLDLPLTMQVKLLFSVNMRKKLSPELPQGYYGNGFVLACAESKVQDLVSGNIYHAVKLVQDAKARITDGYVRSTIDLLEDKTVKTDVSCSLVISQWAKLGLEELEFGGGRPMYTGSLTSDIYCLFLPVAGNLDAIKVQVSLPEDVVKRLEYYMVRFLDGKDKEEDHSLA; translated from the exons ATGCTGCAAGTCCAGACGGATTCCAACTATTACCACCACCTAACCTCTCCCATTCACATATCTTGCTTCTTACTTTCCCTTTCCaccatctctctttctcttttgctTCTCTCAAAaaacaacaaacagaaaaagtGGACGATGCAAGAACTTCCAGATTGCTTGTACGAGGGAAATCAACCAACCCTAATCACTCCTTCATCCCCCACACCAAATCACTCTCTCTACCTTTCCAACCTAGACGACCATCATTTTCTCAGATTCTCTATCAAGTACCTCTACCTTTTCCAAAAGTCTCCTTCCTCTCAAACCCTTAAAGATTCTCTTTCTAGGGTTTTAGTCGATTACTACCCACTCGCTGGCCGGATCAAAGTCTCTGACGTCAGTGCCAAGCTCGAGGTTGACTGTAATGGGGAAGGAGCAGTTTTCGCGGAAGCCTTCATGGATATAACTTGTCAAGAGTTTCTTGAACATTCACCCAAGCCAAACAAGTCTTGGAGGAAGCTCTTGTTTAAGGTTCAAGCACCTAGTTTCTTGGAGATTCCTCCTCTTGTCATACAG GTGACGCATCTCCGTTGCGGGGGTATGATCCTCTGCACCGCGATCAATCATTGCCTTTGTGACGGCATCGGCACATCGCAGTTCCTACATGCATGGGCCCATGCAAATAACACCAATGCTTCTCTTCTGGTCCAACCGTTCCATTCTCGACACATGTTAGACCCAAGAGATCCACCGCGTGTCACACACTCACATCCCGGTTTCACCCGAACCACCGTAGAAAAAACCTCAACCAACTTCAACATCTGCAAGTATTTACAGTCCCAACCGCTAGCTCCCACCACCCTAACCTTCACACCATCCCTAATCCTAAGGTTAAAGAAAACATGCGCTCCCTCGCTAAAATGCACCACGTTCGAGGCACTAGCTGCTCACACGTGGTGCTCTTGGGCTCGATCTCTTGACTTGCCGTTGACCATGCAAGTCAAACTTTTATTCTCAGTCAATATGAGGAAGAAGCTGAGTCCAGAACTTCCTCAAGGGTATTATGGTAATGGATTCGTGCTGGCTTGCGCGGAGAGCAAGGTTCAAGACCTAGTCAGTGGTAATATTTACCACGCGGTGAAATTAGTACAGGACGCGAAAGCAAGGATCACCGACGGATATGTAAGATCAACGATAGATTTACTGGAGGATAAAACAGTAAAAACGGATGTCTCATGCAGTTTGGTTATCTCGCAATGGGCGAAGTTAGGATTAGAGGAGTTGGAATTTGGAGGAGGAAGGCCAATGTATACGGGTTCTTTGACAAGTGACATCTACTGTTTATTTCTGCCGGTGGCAGGAAACTTAGATGCGATTAAGGTTCAGGTGTCATTGCCGGAGGATGTTGTGAAGAGGCTAGAGTATTATATGGTTAGGTTTTTAGACGGAAAAGACAAGGAGGAAGACCATTCTCTTGCATAA
- the LOC125583616 gene encoding uncharacterized protein LOC125583616 has protein sequence MRILINILIKHLRIWLFNTVVKKMREKKEKKRVYIERNREAGHIRLWNDYFSETPTYPENLFRRRFRMNKPLFMHIVERLSNEVQFFRQKKDGLGRLGLSALQKCTAAIRVLVYGTAADAVDEYLRLGETTTRACVETFVEGIINLFGDEYLRRPTPADLQRLLDIREHRGFPGMIGSIDCMHWEWKNCPTAWKEQYSRGSGKPTIVLEAVASYDLWIWHAFFGPLGTLNDINVLDRSPVFDDIIKGSSSASHLLCQRKRVSYGLLSHRWYLSEMGDFYPIYSSTTRTESSFICSTSRSCPKRCRAGFWSLASSLFHCQKSGTFLG, from the coding sequence ATGAggattttgatcaatattttgatcaaacattTGAGGATTTGGCTATTCAATACGGTGGTCAAGAAGatgagagaaaagaaagaaaaaaaacgagtttatatcgaaagaaatcgagAAGCCGGTCATAtacgtttatggaatgattatttcagtgaaactccgACGTATCCTGAAAATTTATTTCGACGacgttttagaatgaacaaaCCATTGTTCATGCACATTGTCGAGCGACTCTCCAACGAAGTTCAATTCTTTCGCCAAAAGAAAGATGGTCTTGGAAGGCTTGGTCTCTCTGCCCTCCAAAAGTGTACAGCAGCCATTCGTGTCTTGGTTTATGGTACTGCGGCTgatgcggtcgacgaatacctccgcCTCGGGGAAACTACAACCCGGGCATGTGTGGAAACATTTGTGGAAGGAATAATCAATTTATTCGGtgatgagtacctaagaagaccaacaccggctgatcttcaacgtctacttgataTTAGAGAGcatcgtggatttcccgggatgataggaagcatcgattgtatgcattgggagtggaagaattgtcccaccgcttggaaagagCAATATTCGCGTGGTTCGGGTAAaccaacaatcgttttagaggccGTTGCTTCttatgatctctggatatggcatgcgttttttggtcctctaggtaccttaaatgatatcaatgttcttgaccgctcacctgtttttgatgacataataaaagggtcaagctccgcaagtcaCTTACTCTGTCAAAGGAAGAGAGTATCatatggcttactatctcaccgatggtatttatccgaaatgggtgacttttatccaatctattccagtACCACAAGGAccgaaagcagttttatttgctcaacgtcaagaagctgtccgaaaagatgtagAGCGGgtttttggagtcttgcaagctcgcttttCCATTGTCAAAAATCCGGtacttttttgggataa
- the LOC125583187 gene encoding glutathione S-transferase T3-like, which produces MLLELCTQCTATSSPAEDIAIERKERKKWTPTKDKLLISARLNTSKDPVVGNEQKAGAFWKRITAYYAASPSVESSEKHEAIQCKQRWQKINDLVSKFCGSFEAATRQKTSGQNDSDVVKLAHEIFYNDHKMKSNLHHAWEELRHDQKWCELATNKKDGSFKKRRCDDGAQSASSQATINVEDEPTKRPLGVKAAKKASGRRPIVDGKGVDEFQRMWSIKEKDLAVKERLTKMNLLERLLAKKKALSEVEEALKDKLITEMLDN; this is translated from the exons ATGCTTTTAGAGTTATG TACTCAATGTACTGCAACTTCAAGCCCCGCTGAAGACATAGCTATAGAgcgcaaagaaagaaagaagtggACTCCCACAAAGGATAAACTGCTCATTAGCGCACGGTTAAACACGAGCAAGGATCCTGTGGTTGGCAATGAGCAAAAGGCTGGTGCTTTCTGGAAGCGAATAACAGCTTACTATGCAGCTAGTCCATCGGTTGAAAGCAGTGAAAAGCACGAGGCAATTCAGTGTAAGCAAAGGTGGCAGAAGATTAATGATCTTGTCTCCAAGTTTTGTGGATCCTTTGAGGCTGCAACAAGACAGAAAACAAGTGGCCAGAATGACAGTGATGTTGTTAAACTGGCACACGAGATCTTCTACAACGATCACAAGATGAAATCCAACCTTCACCATGCATGGGAGGAGCTGCGCCATGACCAGAAATGGTGCGAACTGGCTACCAataagaaagatggaagcttTAAGAAGAGGAGGTGTGATGATGGTGCACAATCAGCAAGCTCTCAAGCCACTATCAATGTAGAAGATGAACCAACCAAACGGCCACTTGGTGTTAAGGCAGCGAAAAAAGCAAGTGGTAGGAGACCTATAGTGGATGGAAAGGGTGTCGATGAGTTTCAGAGAATGTGGTCAATCAAAGAGAAGGACTTGGCAGTGAAAGAGAGACTGACCAAGATGAATCTGCTTGAAAGACTCCTTGCAAAAAAAAAGGCACTTTCGGAAGTAGAAGAAGCCTTAAAGGACAAGCTAATTACAGAAATGTTGGATAATTAA